A genome region from Deinococcus humi includes the following:
- a CDS encoding SBBP repeat-containing protein — protein sequence MLTTPSRRHLLAAALLLALTPAGAAQGAFNPEWVNPIGSATYDAVAGLASDPQGNVIVAGSTGSDWLGTLGNREGFVRKLSPAGKVLWTTLISTLEKDDIFGMTADAAGNIYVAGGTGGELQSGGQVGRQDAFVAKLTPGGKVVWIKQFGSSEDDSVRAVALGPKGALSIMGITKGTLPGGESEGGQDTFVAQLSESGELVWMHQLGNEFDDVAGGIAVDEVGHVYAAGSIGTNDIANLDGFLAQFDAAGRPLWAKTYATGGQSYIQGLAVRGDTVVLVGNTTTVLPGQQSAGPGEYGTNNDAFVIRVDPKGATKWIRQFGGRGTDSAYGVTIAGNGDVLVTGEADGGLFDQKGQGEYDVFVSRYTAGGERLWTRLFGTPQSDYGFRVLPTNDALFVAGVSFGPISGKPAVKDVDAFVARLPVVPAGR from the coding sequence ATGTTGACCACCCCATCCCGCCGTCACCTGCTCGCCGCCGCGCTGCTGCTGGCCCTGACCCCTGCCGGGGCCGCGCAGGGCGCTTTCAATCCCGAGTGGGTCAACCCCATCGGCTCGGCCACCTACGACGCCGTCGCAGGGCTCGCCAGCGATCCGCAGGGCAACGTGATCGTCGCTGGCTCAACGGGAAGTGACTGGCTGGGCACCCTGGGCAACCGGGAGGGATTTGTCCGCAAGCTCTCTCCGGCCGGCAAGGTGCTTTGGACGACGCTGATCTCGACCCTGGAGAAAGATGACATCTTCGGAATGACGGCCGACGCCGCGGGAAACATCTACGTTGCTGGTGGGACAGGCGGTGAATTGCAGTCCGGCGGACAGGTTGGAAGACAGGACGCCTTCGTCGCCAAGTTGACCCCCGGGGGCAAGGTGGTGTGGATCAAGCAGTTCGGCTCGTCTGAGGACGACTCGGTGCGGGCCGTGGCCCTGGGGCCGAAGGGGGCGCTCTCCATCATGGGCATCACGAAGGGAACGTTGCCGGGCGGCGAGTCCGAGGGTGGGCAGGACACTTTCGTCGCCCAGCTCTCTGAGAGCGGCGAGCTGGTGTGGATGCATCAGCTCGGCAACGAATTCGACGACGTGGCTGGGGGCATTGCGGTGGATGAGGTAGGGCACGTGTACGCTGCCGGGAGCATCGGCACGAATGATATCGCCAACCTCGACGGGTTCCTCGCGCAGTTCGACGCAGCGGGCCGCCCCCTCTGGGCGAAGACGTATGCCACGGGTGGGCAATCCTACATCCAAGGCCTGGCGGTGCGCGGTGACACTGTCGTCCTCGTGGGCAACACGACCACCGTACTGCCAGGACAGCAGTCGGCGGGGCCGGGCGAGTACGGGACCAACAACGACGCCTTCGTGATTCGGGTGGACCCGAAGGGCGCGACGAAGTGGATTCGGCAATTCGGCGGCCGGGGCACGGACAGCGCGTACGGGGTGACGATCGCCGGAAACGGGGACGTGCTTGTGACAGGAGAAGCCGACGGTGGGCTGTTTGACCAGAAGGGGCAGGGCGAGTACGACGTGTTCGTCAGCCGGTACACGGCGGGCGGCGAGCGGCTGTGGACGCGCCTGTTTGGGACGCCGCAATCGGACTACGGCTTTCGGGTCCTGCCGACGAATGACGCCCTCTTCGTGGCCGGCGTCTCGTTCGGCCCGATCAGCGGCAAGCCTGCCGTGAAGGACGTGGACGCCTTTGTGGCCCGCCTGCCCGTGGTGCCCGCCGGGCGCTGA
- a CDS encoding GGDEF domain-containing protein, with product MRPAQPPRSALDAIDPARLLLWIPLLAALTGAVILITLDLAATLYLGILAAIMLYTGLALFGPPRLRALLLNHAPLSYAAVLLMAWGAALYLLPQHPATAMVRLSVALYLTMVYVFLFAQRPPERATRWAVGVLLTQLIMTLPHAACTLGETGAFDGVTLLFTILFSHGALIVVLRAFSAVRDQLALAEGRIQAAHELAHQDPLTDLPNRRALERDLAHAVTEPSRNWRLAVVDVDGLKSVNDRLGHAAGDDLLRRFAHGFAAGAGPDGQVYRISGDEFALLFGEGQLPAETVVERVTLQIQAVYSVAGASVGATRHRAGESADTWLSRADQAMYRHKRRGGPGR from the coding sequence TTGCGGCCTGCCCAGCCCCCACGCTCCGCACTCGATGCCATCGACCCGGCCCGGTTGCTGCTGTGGATTCCGCTGCTGGCCGCGCTGACGGGAGCGGTCATCCTGATCACTCTGGACTTGGCGGCCACGCTGTACCTGGGCATTCTGGCGGCGATCATGCTCTATACCGGTCTGGCGCTGTTTGGCCCCCCTCGCCTGCGGGCACTCCTGCTGAACCACGCGCCGCTCAGTTACGCTGCGGTGTTGCTCATGGCCTGGGGAGCCGCGCTGTACCTGCTGCCTCAGCACCCTGCAACCGCGATGGTTCGGCTGTCGGTGGCGCTGTACCTCACCATGGTCTACGTGTTTCTGTTCGCGCAGCGCCCCCCTGAGCGGGCCACACGCTGGGCGGTGGGCGTGCTGCTGACACAGCTGATCATGACCCTGCCGCACGCTGCATGTACGCTGGGCGAGACCGGGGCCTTTGACGGCGTGACGCTGCTGTTCACCATCCTGTTTTCCCACGGCGCGCTGATCGTGGTGCTGCGGGCCTTCAGCGCGGTGCGCGATCAGCTCGCGCTGGCCGAGGGCCGCATCCAGGCCGCGCATGAATTGGCGCATCAAGACCCGTTGACGGACCTGCCCAACCGCCGCGCACTGGAGCGGGATCTGGCTCACGCCGTCACGGAACCGTCCAGGAACTGGCGGCTGGCCGTGGTGGACGTGGACGGTCTGAAGAGTGTCAATGACCGGCTGGGCCACGCCGCGGGGGACGATCTGCTGCGCCGCTTCGCCCACGGCTTCGCTGCAGGGGCCGGGCCGGACGGGCAGGTCTACCGCATCAGCGGCGACGAGTTTGCGCTGCTGTTTGGGGAGGGCCAACTGCCCGCCGAGACGGTGGTGGAGCGGGTCACGCTGCAGATCCAGGCGGTGTATTCGGTGGCTGGGGCGAGTGTGGGCGCAACGCGCCACCGGGCGGGGGAGTCGGCGGACACCTGGCTGTCACGGGCAGATCAGGCCATGTACCGGCATAAGCGGCGGGGTGGGCCTGGACGGTAG
- a CDS encoding AAA family ATPase, with product MIGTPRLASPQGQEWHLERKTLALLAYLALEGCTPRSRLSELLWPQTPRAAARNNLVHLLRRLKGLCGVDLVHGTDALVLTSTLWVDAVFVLKAPGDGEVPLGAFLAGMDFDDLPDFADWVAAWREDLDVRRLANLAHAAARHESLGAWAEALRVAGQIQALDPFSEEALQRVMRLHYLAGDRPAALRAYARGQEFLMRELGVELGEQTRALAHRIDHGEELPGAVPTRALALPLGVLRPPTLVGREAAWARLEEAWEAGKTIYVTGDAGVGKTRLVQDFVASKGRAMYLPGHPGSADVPFAAAAHNVRARMAAAPHVQLPQWVRRELSRVLPELRGQEPVTPIDSEAARLHYFLAHLEVVRLTAPGFAAVITDDVQHYDAATVELGAFFLTQGPVLGEDGEVPRHIITYRRGTLPPLTAARIAALVASGTAAMIELEPLDGGGVAALLGTLEIEGAAELSQELHHLTGGNPQFVLEVLRHMYHSGEFRVNDALRGRPAGAVSLIAQRLGHLTSEALQAARAAAVLGDSLTLERLSEVLGIGLLDIAGAWEELEAAQVVSGEGFSHDLVREALLDGLPAPVLALLHRASARVLARHTVHPGRVARHWQEAGDFRQAVPWMMQAGEVAIQTLRHAEAAGFYASAAELYTALDDPEGEKVARDAYAAALRNSGAS from the coding sequence GTGATCGGGACGCCTCGCCTCGCCTCGCCGCAAGGCCAGGAGTGGCATCTGGAGCGCAAAACGTTGGCACTCCTGGCCTACCTGGCACTGGAGGGATGCACTCCCCGCTCGCGCCTCTCCGAGCTGCTTTGGCCGCAGACACCACGGGCGGCGGCCAGGAACAACCTCGTGCACCTGCTGCGCCGCCTGAAAGGACTCTGCGGTGTGGACCTGGTGCACGGTACGGATGCGCTGGTGCTCACTTCGACCCTATGGGTGGACGCAGTGTTCGTGCTGAAGGCACCCGGGGACGGGGAAGTGCCGCTCGGCGCCTTTCTGGCGGGGATGGACTTCGACGATCTGCCTGACTTCGCCGACTGGGTGGCGGCTTGGAGAGAAGATCTCGACGTCCGGCGCCTCGCCAACCTTGCACATGCTGCGGCGCGGCACGAGTCACTTGGGGCTTGGGCAGAGGCCCTGAGAGTGGCCGGCCAGATCCAGGCGCTCGATCCATTCTCGGAAGAAGCGCTGCAGCGCGTCATGCGGCTGCACTACCTTGCGGGAGACCGTCCAGCGGCCCTGCGTGCCTACGCGCGCGGTCAGGAATTCCTGATGCGCGAACTGGGTGTCGAGCTTGGGGAACAGACCCGGGCGCTCGCCCACCGCATCGACCACGGAGAAGAACTGCCCGGCGCAGTCCCGACCCGCGCCCTTGCGCTGCCTCTGGGGGTTCTGAGGCCGCCCACCCTGGTGGGACGTGAGGCGGCCTGGGCCCGCCTGGAAGAAGCCTGGGAGGCCGGCAAAACGATCTATGTCACCGGTGACGCTGGAGTGGGGAAGACCCGGCTGGTACAGGACTTCGTGGCCAGCAAGGGCCGTGCCATGTATCTGCCGGGCCACCCTGGCAGCGCGGATGTCCCTTTCGCCGCCGCAGCCCACAACGTCCGGGCCCGGATGGCCGCGGCGCCTCATGTGCAACTTCCGCAGTGGGTGCGGCGCGAACTCTCCCGGGTGCTGCCCGAGTTGCGCGGCCAGGAACCAGTGACACCGATCGACTCGGAGGCCGCGCGGCTGCACTACTTTCTGGCCCACCTGGAGGTCGTGCGTCTCACCGCCCCGGGCTTTGCCGCCGTGATCACCGACGATGTGCAGCATTACGACGCTGCCACCGTAGAGCTGGGGGCCTTTTTCCTGACGCAAGGCCCAGTGCTGGGCGAGGACGGCGAGGTGCCGCGCCACATCATCACCTACCGCAGGGGAACGCTCCCCCCGCTCACGGCGGCCCGGATTGCCGCCCTGGTGGCGTCAGGCACCGCTGCGATGATCGAACTCGAGCCTCTGGACGGCGGTGGCGTCGCGGCGCTGCTGGGTACCCTGGAGATAGAGGGAGCGGCGGAGCTGTCTCAGGAACTGCACCACCTCACGGGCGGCAATCCGCAATTCGTTCTGGAGGTCCTGCGCCACATGTACCACTCCGGCGAGTTCCGGGTGAATGACGCCCTGAGGGGGCGCCCGGCGGGCGCGGTATCGCTGATCGCACAGCGGCTGGGGCACCTCACCAGCGAAGCGCTCCAGGCGGCCCGGGCCGCCGCCGTGCTGGGGGACAGCCTCACGCTTGAGCGGCTGTCCGAGGTTCTCGGCATTGGGTTGCTCGACATTGCGGGTGCCTGGGAGGAGCTCGAAGCGGCCCAGGTCGTCTCCGGGGAGGGCTTCAGCCACGACCTCGTGCGTGAGGCTCTTCTTGACGGCCTCCCCGCCCCTGTCCTGGCCCTGTTGCATCGGGCGAGCGCGCGGGTGCTCGCCCGGCACACGGTCCACCCCGGTCGTGTGGCGCGTCACTGGCAGGAGGCAGGTGACTTCCGGCAGGCCGTTCCGTGGATGATGCAAGCCGGCGAGGTTGCCATTCAGACCTTGCGTCACGCTGAGGCTGCGGGTTTCTACGCCTCGGCGGCTGAACTGTATACCGCCCTGGATGATCCAGAGGGCGAGAAGGTCGCTCGTGACGCGTATGCGGCTGCGCTCAGGAACAGCGGAGCGTCTTAA
- a CDS encoding carboxypeptidase-like regulatory domain-containing protein produces the protein MHKTNFAALALLSAACLTGMSSAATPAQKGFITGTVVNEQGKPLPGVEIDVDNTLSYDSSLITYTDAKGQYRVDVRKLPFTFQVYAKMKLKYGDSTVNVELVPNNPDAVAGLAGGVRDFVFKPKPVTAEDPYGNLGRVFVERGIGEYDVDTAQVQVTLTPVGTLADGSAGKARTFKLLPSGGGPVIPNVMWGKYQVTATLNGKALQIRQRTDGRTPATWGAAYTGGFTRDYNALTPSMFLEVRVPRAGD, from the coding sequence ATGCACAAGACGAATTTTGCTGCCCTCGCCCTGCTGAGCGCCGCCTGCCTGACCGGGATGTCCAGCGCCGCCACTCCCGCCCAGAAGGGCTTTATCACCGGAACTGTCGTCAACGAGCAGGGCAAGCCCCTGCCCGGCGTCGAGATCGACGTGGACAACACGCTCTCCTACGACAGCAGCCTCATCACGTACACGGACGCCAAGGGCCAGTACCGGGTGGACGTCCGCAAGCTCCCCTTCACTTTTCAGGTCTACGCCAAGATGAAGCTCAAGTACGGGGACTCCACGGTCAACGTGGAACTCGTGCCCAACAACCCCGACGCAGTGGCTGGGCTGGCGGGCGGCGTGCGTGACTTCGTCTTCAAGCCCAAGCCGGTCACCGCTGAGGACCCCTACGGCAACCTGGGACGGGTCTTCGTGGAGCGCGGAATCGGTGAATACGACGTGGACACGGCGCAGGTGCAGGTGACGCTCACGCCAGTGGGTACCCTGGCCGACGGCTCGGCGGGGAAGGCGCGCACCTTCAAGCTGCTGCCCAGCGGAGGTGGCCCGGTGATTCCAAATGTCATGTGGGGCAAGTACCAGGTGACGGCCACGCTGAATGGCAAAGCGCTGCAGATCCGCCAGCGGACGGATGGCCGCACACCCGCCACATGGGGCGCAGCCTACACCGGCGGCTTCACCCGCGACTACAACGCGCTCACGCCCAGCATGTTCCTCGAAGTGCGGGTGCCCAGGGCGGGCGATTGA
- a CDS encoding alpha/beta fold hydrolase — protein MVTTQMLTVRDTRLFARIVGAADRPPLICLHGGPGLDHTEFADYLDPLSDTVRLVLIDQRAQGRSDRQAPQETWTLEQMAADVSAVAEAMGAEKYAVLGHSYGAFVALQHAVTYPDAAATIACCGVGSSRWLADVSAKLESFEPLDLREQVRRSWVDEVNVHTEADFARLMHEQMPWHFSDPRDPRIAEFNARVDAMNPRYAPDVLRQFSAAGYGGIEVEDELGGVSQPLLVLSGRHDRTCPPEAGELIAARTPNAELHIFEESGHMPFVEQTQEFLAVTRAFLKRTLA, from the coding sequence ATGGTCACCACCCAGATGCTCACTGTTCGTGACACCCGGCTCTTCGCCCGGATCGTCGGAGCTGCAGATCGGCCGCCGCTGATCTGCTTACACGGTGGCCCTGGCCTGGATCACACAGAATTCGCGGATTACCTTGACCCACTTTCCGATACCGTGCGTCTGGTCCTGATTGATCAGCGGGCACAGGGCCGGAGCGACCGGCAGGCACCGCAAGAGACCTGGACGCTGGAACAGATGGCTGCCGATGTGTCGGCTGTGGCTGAAGCGATGGGCGCGGAAAAGTATGCGGTGCTCGGGCACTCCTACGGCGCGTTTGTGGCTTTGCAGCATGCCGTGACCTACCCTGACGCTGCAGCAACCATCGCCTGCTGTGGGGTGGGATCGTCACGCTGGCTGGCAGACGTGTCCGCAAAGCTGGAATCGTTCGAGCCACTCGACTTGCGGGAACAGGTGCGCCGCTCGTGGGTGGATGAGGTCAACGTCCACACCGAAGCGGATTTCGCCCGGCTGATGCATGAGCAGATGCCCTGGCACTTCAGTGATCCGCGCGACCCGCGGATCGCAGAGTTCAATGCCCGCGTCGACGCCATGAATCCTCGTTATGCGCCGGACGTGCTGCGGCAGTTCAGCGCGGCGGGATACGGTGGAATTGAGGTTGAAGATGAACTGGGCGGGGTGTCCCAGCCGTTGCTGGTGCTGAGCGGACGACATGACCGCACTTGCCCGCCAGAAGCGGGCGAGCTGATCGCAGCACGAACTCCGAACGCGGAACTTCACATCTTCGAGGAGAGCGGACACATGCCCTTTGTCGAGCAGACTCAGGAGTTTCTGGCCGTGACGCGAGCGTTTCTGAAGCGGACGCTGGCTTGA
- a CDS encoding erythromycin esterase family protein, which produces MPDKDSHAGWSMTDPAAALSSFLAALPAQPQLLGLGEPTHGVEVFPLWRNRIFQTLVETQGFRSIAIESDIIAGLQVDAYVASGQDTLDEVLTSGFSHGFGRVQANRDLVVWMRGFNAGRDEMDRLKFYGFDPPVENMWAASPRHSLLALHDFLSTRFPHLPIYRAALEQLCGDDARWTNPAAALDPSQSVGATADAWHLRALTDDLLGFLETQRPGLGVQTDLWEAQLHARIAQGLLRYHANLATPSPDRISQMLALRAVMMTGNLLAIAEREAQRGPTLIFAHNSHLQRGASQIRMDTMKADWWPAGAHLLHGVGAQYAVIAMTSSEGADLLPLEAVEDRRHCGPRLLATLGRLEGDGILFTAKPIEPG; this is translated from the coding sequence ATGCCAGACAAAGATTCTCACGCCGGTTGGTCCATGACCGATCCCGCTGCCGCCCTCTCCTCTTTTCTCGCTGCCCTGCCTGCTCAGCCCCAACTGCTGGGGCTCGGCGAACCCACCCACGGCGTCGAGGTGTTCCCCCTCTGGCGCAACCGCATCTTCCAGACCCTCGTGGAAACACAGGGCTTCCGCTCCATCGCCATCGAGAGCGACATCATCGCTGGCCTGCAGGTGGATGCTTACGTTGCCTCCGGCCAGGACACCCTTGATGAGGTGCTAACGAGCGGGTTCAGCCACGGCTTTGGAAGAGTCCAGGCCAACCGGGACCTAGTGGTCTGGATGCGTGGGTTCAACGCGGGCCGGGACGAAATGGACCGTCTGAAGTTTTACGGCTTCGATCCACCCGTTGAGAACATGTGGGCGGCCAGTCCACGACACAGCCTGCTCGCCCTGCACGATTTCCTGTCCACGCGCTTTCCCCACCTGCCCATCTACAGGGCTGCGCTGGAGCAGCTCTGTGGAGACGACGCCCGCTGGACGAACCCGGCTGCCGCGCTGGACCCTAGCCAGTCTGTCGGGGCCACAGCAGACGCCTGGCACCTGCGGGCACTGACCGATGACCTGCTGGGGTTTCTCGAAACCCAGCGCCCTGGACTCGGGGTGCAGACTGATCTGTGGGAAGCTCAATTACACGCCCGGATAGCCCAGGGCCTTCTTCGTTATCACGCCAACCTCGCTACCCCTTCGCCAGACCGCATTTCCCAGATGCTGGCCCTGCGCGCGGTGATGATGACAGGAAATCTCCTTGCTATTGCCGAACGGGAAGCGCAGCGCGGTCCCACGCTGATCTTCGCCCACAACTCGCACCTGCAACGCGGGGCCAGTCAGATCAGGATGGACACCATGAAGGCCGACTGGTGGCCTGCCGGGGCACATCTCTTGCATGGGGTCGGCGCGCAGTACGCCGTCATTGCCATGACCAGCAGTGAGGGCGCAGATTTACTCCCCCTGGAGGCTGTGGAAGACCGTCGACACTGTGGGCCACGCCTGCTTGCCACACTAGGACGCTTGGAAGGGGACGGAATATTGTTCACTGCCAAGCCCATAGAGCCTGGCTGA
- a CDS encoding ATP-binding protein yields the protein MSHSTLMWQLTLLGEPRLQAPDGRTPRCEGKMLATLAVLALDGPVSRSRLAGLLWPDTLETGARNNLVHLLRRMKAHLGADLVSLGDMLSLAPEVMVDVPGSDSVGELLSGVSWPELPELEDWLLAQRERLAGERAGRWREEAQRLEDAGEWAEALKIVARLRALYPTSEDALRREMRLLYLLGEPSQALAVYHVGAQQLRAAFGNDPLPETRALAQDIERGVKPRHASFPRIPLAQSFTQPPLIGREDAWAQMEEAWAQGRGIVLTGEPGVGKTRLALDFLEAHGGGMRFRGCLGDAGLPYATHARTYRQVLTAYPALDLPTWVWEELARILPQLGHTPEPINSDEQRTRFWQAKAETLGAAIGQGLRCMVFDDTQFMDQASIEAGAFVFAHLGWGDPGAPYRTIHCFREGELSPFQQGILEAMVGAGLVTLVNLEPLGGAHAQQLAAALQLPQGGLAADLVHYTGGNPLLLLETARSLHELGIQGDGRLPLPDSAGRVMASRLTRLSSTALHVARAAAVLGSDFDPDLIAQVLGVPLLETAAAWEELEAAQIMRGSSFEHDLIAEAALAGVPGSVRRLLHRSAARILAAHRAPPALVARHWKEGGEPREAAPWFLQAAEAARGAYRFPEAEVYDLEAAGALEAAGQHGGSRATLAGLQ from the coding sequence ATGTCACATTCTACGCTCATGTGGCAGCTCACGCTGCTGGGTGAACCTAGGCTCCAGGCGCCCGACGGACGCACACCACGTTGTGAGGGCAAGATGCTGGCAACTCTCGCCGTTCTAGCGCTGGACGGCCCAGTGTCCCGCAGCCGCCTGGCCGGACTGTTGTGGCCGGACACGTTGGAGACCGGGGCACGCAACAACCTAGTTCATCTGCTGCGGCGGATGAAAGCGCACCTAGGTGCTGACCTTGTGTCGCTGGGCGACATGCTGTCTCTTGCCCCTGAAGTGATGGTGGATGTGCCGGGCAGTGACAGTGTCGGCGAACTGCTCAGTGGCGTTTCATGGCCAGAGCTGCCCGAATTGGAGGACTGGTTGCTTGCGCAGCGCGAGCGCCTGGCAGGCGAGCGTGCAGGGCGCTGGCGGGAGGAAGCCCAGCGCCTGGAGGACGCGGGCGAGTGGGCCGAGGCGCTGAAGATAGTGGCGCGCCTGCGCGCCCTGTATCCCACCTCTGAGGACGCCCTGCGCCGGGAGATGCGGCTCCTGTACCTGCTGGGCGAGCCCAGCCAGGCCCTTGCGGTCTACCACGTCGGCGCGCAACAGCTGCGCGCGGCCTTTGGAAATGACCCATTGCCCGAGACGCGGGCGCTGGCCCAGGACATAGAGCGCGGCGTGAAGCCACGCCACGCGTCCTTTCCCAGAATTCCGCTCGCCCAATCCTTCACGCAGCCTCCTCTGATCGGACGTGAAGATGCCTGGGCCCAGATGGAGGAGGCGTGGGCACAAGGACGGGGCATCGTCCTGACTGGTGAGCCAGGCGTGGGCAAAACGCGCCTGGCACTGGATTTTCTCGAAGCCCACGGGGGCGGCATGCGATTCCGGGGCTGTCTGGGGGACGCGGGGCTCCCATACGCAACCCATGCCCGCACTTATCGGCAGGTGCTGACGGCGTATCCGGCCCTTGACCTTCCCACCTGGGTGTGGGAAGAACTCGCCCGGATCCTGCCGCAGCTTGGGCACACCCCGGAGCCGATCAACAGTGATGAGCAGCGCACCCGGTTCTGGCAGGCCAAGGCCGAAACCCTCGGCGCTGCCATCGGTCAAGGCCTGCGCTGCATGGTCTTCGACGACACCCAGTTCATGGATCAGGCCAGCATTGAGGCTGGGGCCTTCGTCTTCGCACACCTGGGCTGGGGTGATCCAGGCGCGCCCTACCGCACCATCCACTGCTTTCGCGAAGGGGAACTGAGCCCCTTTCAGCAGGGCATTCTCGAAGCGATGGTCGGTGCAGGGCTTGTGACGCTCGTGAACCTGGAACCGCTGGGCGGGGCCCACGCCCAGCAACTGGCCGCCGCACTGCAACTGCCGCAAGGTGGCCTCGCTGCCGATCTTGTTCACTACACTGGCGGCAATCCTCTTCTGCTGCTGGAAACAGCGCGCAGCTTACATGAGTTGGGGATCCAGGGGGATGGGCGCTTGCCTCTCCCCGACTCCGCGGGGCGAGTGATGGCCTCACGGCTCACGCGGCTCTCGTCAACCGCCCTGCACGTTGCCCGCGCCGCTGCAGTGCTGGGCAGCGACTTCGATCCCGATCTCATCGCGCAGGTGCTGGGGGTCCCACTTCTCGAGACCGCTGCTGCATGGGAAGAGTTGGAAGCGGCGCAGATCATGCGGGGTTCGTCATTCGAACACGACCTGATCGCCGAAGCAGCCCTAGCAGGCGTGCCAGGCAGCGTGCGGCGGTTGCTGCACCGCTCGGCAGCCCGGATCCTGGCGGCGCACCGTGCCCCACCTGCGCTTGTGGCCCGACACTGGAAGGAGGGGGGGGAGCCCCGCGAGGCAGCTCCCTGGTTCCTTCAGGCGGCCGAGGCAGCGCGGGGAGCCTACCGTTTTCCTGAAGCGGAGGTGTACGACCTGGAAGCGGCAGGCGCACTTGAGGCGGCTGGGCAGCACGGTGGTTCCCGTGCGACGTTGGCCGGGCTCCAGTAG
- a CDS encoding acetylxylan esterase, giving the protein MAYFDLPEAELRTYRPERHEPADFDAFWAQTLNEAREHARATQFELVQVPLTTVEVFDVTFSGAAGMPVRGWLVLPRARREPLPCVVEFLGYGGGRGLAHEWLLYASAGYAHFIMDTRGQGSAWRSGDTADAGSGGEPHLPGFMTLGIRDPHSYYYRRLYTDAARAVEMIRSHPAVDAARVAVTGGSQGGGLALAAAGLIPDVVACLPDVPFLCHFERAVRITDSLPYGEIAQFMRVQRHAITDVMSTLSYFDGLHFAARAQAQALFSVGLMDDVCPPSTVYAAFNHYAGTKQIEEYPFNRHEGGQAHHDLKKLTFLNEVL; this is encoded by the coding sequence ATGGCCTATTTCGATCTGCCTGAAGCGGAATTGCGGACCTATCGCCCCGAACGCCACGAGCCCGCCGACTTCGATGCCTTCTGGGCTCAGACGCTCAACGAGGCGCGTGAACACGCCCGCGCCACTCAATTCGAGCTGGTTCAGGTGCCGCTGACCACCGTCGAGGTTTTCGATGTCACCTTCAGCGGCGCAGCAGGCATGCCGGTGCGGGGTTGGCTGGTGTTGCCGAGAGCGCGGCGCGAACCGTTGCCCTGCGTGGTGGAATTTCTCGGCTACGGTGGAGGGCGTGGCCTGGCGCACGAATGGCTGCTGTACGCCAGTGCCGGGTATGCACACTTCATCATGGACACACGCGGTCAGGGCAGTGCCTGGCGCAGTGGGGACACCGCCGATGCGGGTAGTGGAGGAGAGCCTCACCTGCCCGGCTTCATGACCCTGGGCATCCGCGATCCCCACAGCTACTACTACCGCCGCCTCTACACCGACGCCGCCCGTGCCGTCGAGATGATTCGCTCGCATCCAGCCGTAGACGCTGCCCGAGTCGCCGTCACCGGGGGCAGCCAGGGCGGCGGCCTGGCCCTCGCCGCTGCCGGCCTGATTCCGGACGTGGTTGCGTGTCTGCCCGACGTCCCGTTCCTGTGTCACTTCGAGCGGGCCGTGCGCATCACCGACAGCCTGCCGTACGGAGAGATCGCGCAGTTCATGCGGGTGCAGCGTCACGCGATCACCGACGTCATGTCCACGCTGAGCTACTTTGACGGCCTGCACTTCGCCGCGCGGGCACAGGCACAGGCCCTCTTCAGCGTCGGGCTGATGGACGACGTCTGCCCGCCGAGCACGGTCTATGCCGCATTCAACCACTACGCCGGTACGAAGCAGATCGAGGAATATCCTTTCAATCGACACGAGGGCGGACAGGCGCATCACGATCTGAAGAAGCTAACGTTCCTGAACGAGGTGCTGTAA